The sequence below is a genomic window from Micromonospora aurantiaca ATCC 27029.
CCTGCCGGACGTTGCCGGCGGCGGCCACCACGACCACGTCGCGCTCCAGCGCGTACCGGATCGCGGCCTCCTCGACCTCCTCCACGGGCCCGGCGCCGCCGTACGACAGGTTGAGCACCTTCGCACCGCCGTCGACGGCCATCCGGATGCCGGTCGCGGAGTCGTCCTTGGTGGCCGCCGCGCCGACGGGCTTCCGGATGGGCAGGATCCGGGCGTCGGGCGCGATGCCGACCACCCCGGTCCCGTTGGCCGCGATGATCCCGGCCATGTGGGTGCCGTGGCCGTCCGGGTCGCGCCGGCCGTCGCCGGAGTCACGGGTGCTGCCCCCGGCCAGGACCCGGCCCCGCATGTCGGGGTGCCCGGCGTCCACACCGGTGTCCAGCACGCCGACGACGACGCCCCGCCCGGTGGAGATCTGATGCGCCCGGTCGATCCGCAGCTCGTCCAGATACCACTGCTCGGCGCGGCGCGGCGCGGCCACCGCCGGCTGGGCAGCACCCAGCAGCATCAGTCCGGCAAGCAGACCGGCCGTCACCGGCCGGAGCGCGCCGACGTGCACCTTCATCCGTCCGTCCTCATCGCAGGATGCCCGGGGACGCACCGTCACCGGCACCCCACGGATCGTCGTCCTCAGTCAACCATGACGAGTGCCCCGCCGCGTCGCCGCCGTGACCGGCGCCGCCGTGACCGCCCATCATTCCGCCGCCCATCATCCCGGCGCCGGCCATCCCGCCACGCGCGCCGCCCGCGCCGCCCGGTCCCGCCGCGGCCGCGGCCTTCAACGCGCTGGCCGCGCTGGTCAGTGGCGGAACCTTGCCGTTGCCACCGCCGACCATGCCGGGCAGACCGCCCATGGCCATGCCGCCGGCCGCGCCGATCCCACCGCCGCCGATCCCGCCGGCCGAGCCCAGGCCGGCGCCACCACCACCGAAGCCGCCGCCACCGGCGCTCAGTCCACCCGCGCCACCGCCGCCCAGACCGAGCGTGCCCGGCCCGCCTGCGGTGATCGTGCCGGGCCCGCCCGCGCCGGCCAGACCACTGCCGTACTCCGGGGTGCCCGAGCCGGGGGCGCCACCGAGCTCGGGGATCCCCCCGGTGGTCGGCGGGGTGTAGGAGCCGCCGCCGGGGATGCCGCTGCCGGGCCCACCCGGGGGCGGCGTGAACGAACCGCCGCCGGGCGTGCCACCACCGATGCCGGTGCTGCCGATGGACGGCATGGGGCCGCCACCGCCGGGCATGCCGCCGCCGGGCGCACCGCCACCCGGCAGGCCGCCGCCGGGCACACCCGTCGGGGGAACGCGCGGGTCGCCGCGGTAGCCGTCGCCCAGTTCGCTGTCCGTGGGACGGGGTACGGCCAGCTTGGGGCGCTCGGCCTCGACCGCTGCCGGCAGCGGCGACATCGCCTTGTTGGCCGCCTGCTGGTTGTCGCGGTACCAGTTGTCGAGGTGCGACTTGGTGTCCCACCAGCCGCCCCGCTTCTGGTCGCTGGCGTTGCCGTCGATCTTCATGGTGGCTTCGAGGTCGTCGGCCTTGTCGCGGAACGCGCCGTCGGCGTACAACGCCTGGTTGCCCTGGTAGTCGCTGCGCAGCGCGGCCAGGAAGCCGGACTGGCTCTCACCGTCGCGCGCGTCGTCCAGCTCGGTGCCGCCGGGCAGGCTCCACTCGTTCCAGCCGAAGTTGTCCATCAGCGGGATCGGGATGCTCGCCACCGCCGTACGGATGTCGCCCTCGATCCGCGACAGCGCGCCGCTGACGTTGCTGGCGTGCGTGATGAGTTCCTCGATGTCCTTGCCGATCTCGGACAGGTGCTCGCGGTACGCGTCGCCGCCGCTGCCCTTCCAGCCGGCGAGCATCCCGGGCAGGCCGCCGGTGTGCGGGCGCTCCTGGCCGGCCGCGATCGGGCCGACGAACGAACGGCCCACCAGCGAGTCGCGTAGGTGGCCGAGCGCCGTGGAGAGGTTCTTCCAGCCCGCGCCGACCGATCCGACGGTTTCCGGGTCCGCCGAGAGCGTCACCTCACGGACGCAACGCTCCCAGGTGCCTCCTGCCATGACCGTCTCCCCCTCAGGCCGTGTACGGGTAGGTGGGCTGCTGCCCGGCGTCCGGCGGCGGGGCCGCGGACTCCAGCAGACGCTCGATGTCCTTGCCGTTGGCCGCGTTGCGGGCCTCGGCGTCGCGGAACGCCTTGGCGATGTCCTGTGTGCCCTGCTTCAGGCCGGCCAGCTTCATGGAGATGGCCTTGAGATGGGCCTCCATGCTGGCGGTGGACGTGGTCAGCGCCTGCCACTGCATCCGGGCGTCCTCGTACGCGCCGAACGGGGTGCCGTTGGGCACCGTCTGCGCGTTGCCGCTGTCGCCCTTCATCCGCTCCTTGATGCGCTCCATCTCCCAGGAGATGGTGTCCTCGACGTACTGCTTGAGGCGCTCGATGTACTCGGCCGCCGCATCCAGGTCCTCGACGCTGACGTGCAGATCGCCGGTGTCCGGCGGATTGATGCCCATGCTGCCTGTCCTCCCCGCTGCCGGCCCCGGCCGGTCCATTACGGACGCAGCGTATCGAGGAAGGACCAGTCGGGGCACCCCCACCCCGCGTACCGCGACGGTCACCCGGGAAGGACGACGGAGCGCGGGAACCCGGTCGGGTTCCCGCGCTCCGGTGAGTGCGGGCGGCGTCAGCCCTGGGCGGCTGCGGGCAGCTTCAGCCCGTTGACCGGGGTGAGCGGCAGCAGCTTGCGGCCGGTCGGGCCGATCTGGATCTCGGTGTCCATGGACGGGCAGACGCCGCAGTCGAAGCAGGGCGTCCAGCGGCAGTCGTCCTGCTCGTACTCCGACAGCGAGTCCTGCCAGTCCTGCCAGAGCCAGTCCTTGTCCAGGCCGGAGTCGAGGTGGTCCCAGGGCAGGACCTCCAGCTCCTCGCGCTGCCGGGTGGTGTACCAGTCGAGGTCCACGCCGTATGCCGGCAGCACCTCGGTGGCGGCGTCCACCCACCGCTGGTAGGAGAAGTGCTCGCTCCAGCCGTCGAACCGGCCGCCGTTCTCCCAGACCTTGCGGATCACCGCGCCGACCCGGCGGTCGCCCCGGGAGAGCAGGCCCTCGATCAGCGACGGCTCGCCGTCGTGGTAGCGGAAGCCGATCGCCCGGCCCAGCGACCGGTCGCTGTTGATCGCCTGCTTGAGCAGCTTGAGCCGGCCGTCGATGACCTCCGGCCGCTCCATCGAGGCCCACTGGAACGGGGTGTGCGGCTTCGGCACGAACCCGCCGATGGAGACCGTGCAGCGGATGTCCTTCGACCCGGTGGCCGCGCGGCCGGCCCGGATCACCTCGTGCGCCATGTCGGCGATCTCGAGGACGTCCTCGTCGGTCTCGGTGGGCAGGCCGCACATGAAGTAGAGCTTCACCTGCCGCCAGCCGTTGGAGTACGCGGTGACCACCGTACGGATGAGGTCTTCCTTCGACACCATCTTGTTGATCACCTTGCGGATCCGCTCCGACCCGCCCTCGGGCGCGAAGGTCAGACCGGTCCGCCGCCCGTTGCGGGACAGCTCCTGGGCCAGGTCGATGTTGAACGCGTCCACCCGGGTCGACGGCAGCGACAGCGAGACGTTCGTGCCCGCGTACTGCTCGGCCAGGCCGGAGCACATGTCGCCGATCTCGGAGTGGTCGGCCGACGACAGCGACAGCAGGCCGACCTCGTGGAAACCGGAGAACTCCAGCCCTTCCTTGACCATCTGGCCGACGGTGGTGATCGACCGCTCCCGCACCGGGCGGGTGATCATGCCGGCCTGGCAGAACCGGCAGCCACGGGTGCAGCCCCGGAAGATCTCCACCGCGTACCGCTCGTGCACCGTCTCGGCGAGCGGCACCAGGGGCTTCTTCGGGTACGGCCAGGCGTCCAGGTCCATGGTGGTGCGTTTGTGCACCCGGAACGGCACGTCCGGCCGGTTCGGCACGACCCGCTGGATCCGGCCGTCGGGCAGGTAGTCGACGTCGTAGAAGCGCGGCACGTACACGCTCTCGGTGCGGGCCAGCCGCAGCAGCAGCTCGTCGCGGCCGCCCGGGGAGCCCTCCGTCTTCCACTCCCGGACGATGGCGGTGATCTCCAGCACCGCCTCCTCGCCGTCGCCGAGCACCGCGGCGTCGACGAAGTCGGCGATCGGCTCCGGGTTGAACGCGGCGTGCCCGCCGGCCACGATCACCGGGTCGGCGTCGGTGCGGTCGGCGGCGAGCAGCGGGATGCCGGCCAGGTCGATCGCGGTGAGCAGGTTGGTGTAGCCCAGCTCGGTGGAGAACGAGACGCCGAACACGTCGAAGTCACGCACCGGGCGGTGGGCGTCGACGGTGAACTGCGGCACGCCGTGGGCGCGCATCAGCTTCTCCAGGTCGGGCCAGACCGCGTACGTCCGCTCGGCCAGCACGTCGGGCAGCTCGTTGAGCACCTCGTACAGGATCTGCACGCCCTGGTTGGGCAGGCCCACCTCGTACGCGTCCGGGTACATCAGCGCCCACCGGACGGTCGCGGCGTCCCAGTCCTTGACCACCGCTCCCAGCTCTCCACCCACGTACTGGATGGGCTTGGTCACCTGCGGCAGCAACGGCTCCAGCCGGGGCCAGACCGAGTTGGCGGCGGCGGGACGCGGGGTCGTGGACGGGGCACTCATGATGCCCAAGCGTACGCGGTGCCCCCGCCTTCTCCCGCGCCCGCGCCCGTGTCCGCCGCGTTGATCAAGGAGTTTGTGTGCTGTCCGGCGCTTCCACGGGCACGAACTCCTTGATCACCGGAGTGGGGCCGGGGACCGGGGCGGAATTCGTCCCGGGTGGCGGGGCGGTACTAACCTCGCAACGGGCCGAGAGGAGATTGCCGCGATGCCGCAGCCGCAGCCGGGGGCGGACCGGCCGGCCGACGGGGCCGAGATGCCGTCCGTCACCGAGCCGGCGACCGCCGCCGACACCGAGGACGCCACCGGCGCCTCGGCTCCGGCGTCCCCGTCCGGCACACCGGAGGCCGCCGACGACCGGACCCCCGGCGCGACGGCGGCCGACCAGCCGTCCGGCGCCGCCGACAGCGAGCCCAGCGAGCAGTCGGAGCAGGCCGGACCCGCGCGGCTGGACGAGCCGGCCGAGCAGGCGCTGCGGGACGACCGCCCGGAACCGTCCGAGCAGGCTGAACCGGCACGGCGGGACCAAGCAGCCGAACCGGCGGACCCGGCCAGCACCGCCCCGCTCGACAGCGCGAGCCCGCACCCACCGGCCGACGACGCCGCCGCCCCCACCGGCAGGGCCGGCCCCCAGGCGAGCGCGACGACCGCCGACGCCTTCTCCGGCAACGCCGGAATGCCGGCCGACGCGCCTACCGGCGACGAGGCTCCGACTGCCGACGCCGGAACGCCGGGCGGCACTCCGCCCGTACCGGTCACCCGGGCTCGGGGATCCGCGGCGGTTCCGGGCCGCACCACGCCCGTACCCACTCCCCGGACCGGGCGGCAGCCGGATCCGACCCGGATCGACGTCGCGCCGC
It includes:
- a CDS encoding TIGR03960 family B12-binding radical SAM protein yields the protein MSAPSTTPRPAAANSVWPRLEPLLPQVTKPIQYVGGELGAVVKDWDAATVRWALMYPDAYEVGLPNQGVQILYEVLNELPDVLAERTYAVWPDLEKLMRAHGVPQFTVDAHRPVRDFDVFGVSFSTELGYTNLLTAIDLAGIPLLAADRTDADPVIVAGGHAAFNPEPIADFVDAAVLGDGEEAVLEITAIVREWKTEGSPGGRDELLLRLARTESVYVPRFYDVDYLPDGRIQRVVPNRPDVPFRVHKRTTMDLDAWPYPKKPLVPLAETVHERYAVEIFRGCTRGCRFCQAGMITRPVRERSITTVGQMVKEGLEFSGFHEVGLLSLSSADHSEIGDMCSGLAEQYAGTNVSLSLPSTRVDAFNIDLAQELSRNGRRTGLTFAPEGGSERIRKVINKMVSKEDLIRTVVTAYSNGWRQVKLYFMCGLPTETDEDVLEIADMAHEVIRAGRAATGSKDIRCTVSIGGFVPKPHTPFQWASMERPEVIDGRLKLLKQAINSDRSLGRAIGFRYHDGEPSLIEGLLSRGDRRVGAVIRKVWENGGRFDGWSEHFSYQRWVDAATEVLPAYGVDLDWYTTRQREELEVLPWDHLDSGLDKDWLWQDWQDSLSEYEQDDCRWTPCFDCGVCPSMDTEIQIGPTGRKLLPLTPVNGLKLPAAAQG